The following proteins come from a genomic window of Natrinema saccharevitans:
- a CDS encoding TetR/AcrR family transcriptional regulator has protein sequence MAESPTEPVSDPNEEIMRATYRALREHGYADLTIQRIADEYGKSTAAIHYHYDTKEDLLAAFLDYVLDRFKDTVHEVETTDPERRLDKLLDKLLVEPEDHQDLLVAILEMRSQAPYKDRFSDRFRQNDEYVRYLLRTVIDQGIQDGVFADVDTEHVARALMMIVDGARTRAVVLDEDCALTTARRTADEYVTRVLRED, from the coding sequence ATGGCAGAGTCGCCAACTGAGCCGGTCTCCGACCCGAACGAGGAGATCATGCGTGCGACCTATCGTGCGCTTCGCGAACACGGGTACGCCGATCTCACGATCCAACGGATCGCCGACGAGTACGGGAAGTCGACGGCCGCGATCCACTACCACTACGACACGAAAGAAGACCTGCTCGCGGCGTTTCTGGACTACGTCCTCGATCGGTTCAAAGACACCGTCCACGAGGTCGAAACGACGGATCCGGAACGGCGACTCGACAAACTGCTCGACAAACTGCTCGTCGAGCCCGAAGACCACCAGGACCTACTCGTCGCGATCCTGGAGATGCGGAGTCAGGCACCGTACAAGGACCGGTTCAGCGACCGGTTTCGGCAGAACGACGAGTACGTGCGGTACCTGCTTCGGACGGTGATCGACCAGGGGATTCAGGACGGTGTCTTCGCCGACGTCGACACCGAACACGTCGCACGCGCGCTCATGATGATCGTCGACGGGGCCCGAACTCGAGCGGTCGTACTGGACGAAGACTGCGCGCTCACGACGGCGAGACGGACGGCCGACGAGTACGTGACGCGCGTTCTTCGAGAGGACTGA
- a CDS encoding acyl-CoA carboxylase subunit beta: MRVKITSDTTEAQARAIAEAMASKYREDVTVVDDGGAELASASADGGTDEPADPEPEPELGPTAREEALLAEVDDIRAGGPEKYKDQLPDQGKLFVRDRIDLWFGDDFLFEDGQFAAFDDWHPDGANTDADDDDRLPADGLITGAAEFEGRDVHFMANDYTVKRGSMAAKGVEKFLRMQQRALKTGKPVLYLMDSSGGRIDQQTGFFANREGIGKYYYNHSMLSGRVPQICVLYGPCIAGAAYTPVFADFTVMVRDVSAMAIASPRMVEMVTGEQIDLQELGGPDVHAEHSGSADLIADDEEHARKLVARLIGYLPNNSDESPPRTDGRPPAASPEGIDAVVPQEPNKGYDMFDVIDRIVDAGSTLELRSEYGPEIITAFARIDGRPIGIVANQPAHRAGAIFPDAAEKAAEFVWTCDAYDIPLLYLCDTPGFMAGSQVEKDGILEQGKKMIYATSSATVPKQSVVVRKAYGAGIYAMSGPAYDPESVIGLPSGEIAIMGPEAAINAVYARKLAEIDDEDERERMERDLREEYREDIDVHRMASEVVIDEIVPPSDLREELEARFAFYETVEKDLPDKKHGTVL, from the coding sequence ATGCGAGTCAAAATCACAAGCGACACGACCGAAGCGCAGGCGCGGGCGATCGCCGAAGCGATGGCGTCGAAGTACCGGGAGGACGTCACCGTCGTCGACGACGGCGGTGCGGAACTCGCCAGCGCGTCCGCCGACGGCGGGACCGACGAACCGGCCGACCCCGAGCCGGAACCGGAACTCGGACCGACGGCCCGCGAGGAGGCGCTGCTGGCGGAGGTCGACGACATCCGCGCGGGCGGCCCCGAGAAGTACAAAGACCAGTTGCCCGATCAGGGGAAGCTGTTCGTCCGCGACCGGATCGACCTCTGGTTCGGCGACGACTTCCTCTTCGAGGACGGGCAGTTCGCGGCGTTCGACGACTGGCATCCGGACGGTGCGAACACCGACGCGGACGACGACGACCGACTGCCGGCCGACGGCCTGATCACCGGCGCCGCCGAGTTCGAGGGGCGGGACGTCCACTTCATGGCCAACGACTACACGGTCAAACGCGGGAGCATGGCCGCGAAAGGCGTCGAGAAGTTCCTCCGGATGCAACAGCGGGCCCTGAAAACCGGGAAGCCGGTGTTGTACCTGATGGACTCCTCGGGCGGGCGGATCGACCAGCAAACCGGCTTCTTCGCCAACCGCGAGGGCATCGGGAAGTACTACTACAACCACTCGATGCTCTCGGGTCGGGTCCCGCAGATCTGTGTCCTCTATGGCCCCTGTATCGCCGGCGCGGCCTACACCCCCGTCTTCGCGGACTTCACGGTCATGGTCCGGGACGTGAGCGCGATGGCCATCGCCAGCCCGCGCATGGTCGAGATGGTCACCGGCGAGCAGATCGATCTGCAGGAACTGGGCGGGCCGGACGTCCACGCCGAACACTCCGGGAGCGCGGACCTCATCGCCGACGACGAGGAACACGCCCGGAAACTGGTCGCGAGACTCATCGGCTACCTCCCGAACAACAGCGACGAGAGCCCGCCCCGAACGGACGGACGGCCACCCGCCGCCTCGCCCGAGGGGATCGACGCCGTCGTGCCCCAGGAGCCCAACAAGGGCTACGACATGTTCGACGTCATCGACCGGATCGTCGACGCGGGGTCGACGCTCGAGTTGCGCTCCGAGTACGGGCCGGAGATCATTACCGCCTTCGCCCGGATCGACGGCCGGCCGATCGGGATCGTCGCCAACCAGCCGGCCCACCGGGCGGGCGCGATCTTCCCCGACGCCGCCGAGAAGGCCGCCGAGTTCGTCTGGACCTGTGACGCCTACGACATCCCCTTGCTCTATCTCTGTGACACGCCCGGCTTCATGGCCGGATCGCAGGTCGAGAAAGACGGAATCTTGGAGCAAGGCAAGAAAATGATCTACGCGACCTCCTCGGCGACGGTGCCGAAACAGTCGGTGGTCGTCCGCAAGGCCTACGGCGCGGGCATCTACGCGATGTCCGGCCCCGCCTACGACCCCGAGAGCGTCATCGGCCTCCCCTCCGGCGAGATCGCGATCATGGGCCCCGAGGCGGCGATCAACGCCGTCTACGCCCGCAAGCTCGCCGAGATCGACGACGAGGACGAACGCGAACGGATGGAGCGGGACCTCCGCGAGGAGTACCGCGAGGACATCGACGTCCACCGGATGGCCAGCGAGGTCGTCATCGACGAAATCGTCCCGCCGAGCGACTTGCGGGAGGAACTCGAGGCCCGCTTTGCCTTCTACGAGACCGTCGAGAAGGACCTGCCCGACAAGAAACACGGAACCGTCCTCTGA
- a CDS encoding HpcH/HpaI aldolase/citrate lyase family protein gives MVRRSVLFAPGDEPEIMRKAAASEADVVVFDLEDAVAPADKAAAREAVRDVLDDAAAEPERCVRVNPVGTSAATDLESILEGPQPDSVMLPKTESAADVRTVERLLDESDADLPVLSLIESAPGVLRADEIAAAAATDALLFGAEDLAADVGATRTSEGTEVLYARERTVLAASAAGVDAIDTVYTDFTDTDGLRDETAFAAGLGYDGKIAIHPAQVPVINDAFTPSDDDVEWATRVLDARDRTDAGVFEVDGEMIDAPLIAQAERILERAERAE, from the coding sequence ATGGTTCGCCGAAGCGTTCTGTTCGCCCCGGGAGACGAACCCGAGATCATGCGGAAAGCGGCTGCGAGCGAGGCTGACGTCGTCGTCTTCGACCTCGAGGACGCGGTCGCACCGGCCGACAAGGCGGCCGCGCGCGAGGCCGTTCGCGACGTCCTCGACGACGCCGCGGCCGAGCCCGAACGCTGCGTCCGCGTGAATCCGGTCGGCACGTCGGCCGCGACCGATCTCGAGTCGATCCTCGAGGGACCGCAACCTGACAGCGTGATGCTCCCGAAAACGGAGTCGGCGGCCGACGTCCGAACGGTCGAACGCCTCCTCGACGAATCCGACGCCGACCTCCCGGTCCTGTCGCTGATCGAGTCCGCCCCGGGCGTCCTCCGAGCCGACGAGATCGCCGCGGCCGCAGCGACGGACGCGCTCCTGTTCGGTGCCGAGGACCTCGCGGCGGACGTCGGCGCGACGCGGACGAGCGAGGGGACGGAGGTGTTGTACGCTCGAGAGCGGACCGTCCTCGCGGCCAGCGCCGCCGGTGTCGACGCCATCGACACCGTCTATACCGACTTCACGGATACGGACGGGCTCCGCGACGAAACGGCCTTCGCCGCAGGCCTCGGGTACGACGGGAAGATCGCGATCCATCCCGCGCAGGTTCCGGTCATCAACGACGCCTTCACGCCGAGCGACGACGACGTCGAGTGGGCGACCCGCGTTCTCGACGCCCGGGACCGGACGGATGCGGGCGTGTTCGAAGTCGACGGCGAGATGATCGACGCGCCGCTTATCGCACAGGCCGAACGCATCCTCGAGCGCGCCGAGCGGGCGGAGTGA
- a CDS encoding PadR family transcriptional regulator: protein MYDLTGFQRDLLYVIAGQDEPHGLAIKEELETYYEKEIHHGRLYPNLDDVVEKGLVEKGELDQRTNYYTITARGRRELEARREWEDQYTAELLSESE from the coding sequence ATGTACGATCTCACGGGCTTTCAGCGTGACCTGCTGTACGTGATCGCCGGACAGGACGAACCGCACGGCCTCGCGATCAAGGAGGAACTCGAGACCTATTACGAGAAGGAGATCCATCACGGGCGGCTCTATCCGAACCTCGACGACGTCGTCGAGAAGGGTCTCGTCGAGAAGGGCGAACTGGACCAGCGGACGAACTACTACACGATCACGGCTCGAGGGCGGCGCGAACTCGAGGCGCGACGGGAGTGGGAGGATCAGTACACTGCGGAGCTACTCTCGGAGTCGGAATAA
- a CDS encoding MaoC family dehydratase, translating into MTGRYYEEFEVGETIEHEKRRTISERDNQQFCDMTMNQQPLHLDAEFASATQFDGRLVNGLYTMSLAVGLTIPDTTDGTIVANLSYDNVEHPNPVYHGDTIRVQSTVTDKRETSDGERGIVTMHVEVFKLNDSEEPLVCEFDRTALSLKREYAEG; encoded by the coding sequence ATGACAGGACGCTACTACGAGGAGTTCGAGGTCGGCGAGACCATCGAACACGAGAAGCGACGGACGATCAGCGAGCGCGACAACCAGCAGTTCTGCGACATGACGATGAACCAGCAGCCGCTGCATCTCGACGCCGAGTTCGCGTCGGCGACGCAGTTCGACGGCCGGCTGGTCAACGGGCTCTACACGATGAGCCTAGCCGTCGGGCTCACCATCCCCGACACCACCGACGGCACGATCGTCGCGAACCTCTCGTACGACAACGTCGAGCATCCGAACCCGGTCTATCACGGCGACACGATCCGGGTCCAGTCGACGGTCACCGACAAGCGCGAGACCAGCGACGGCGAGCGCGGCATCGTCACCATGCACGTCGAAGTGTTCAAGCTAAACGACTCGGAGGAGCCGCTGGTCTGTGAGTTCGACCGCACGGCGCTCTCGCTGAAACGCGAGTACGCCGAGGGCTAA
- a CDS encoding zinc ribbon domain-containing protein: MPKSISQKRPWLAALLAALATGLGHLYLRRLRRALGWIVVSFGASVAFVDPAAVDALLAGNGTPETLLAVAPMLLVVGLSTVDAYLLAYTQGTSTSTSTPSETVTTDCPHCGHELDPDLEFCHWCTRAVENADRESTTDDT; this comes from the coding sequence ATGCCCAAGTCGATCTCGCAGAAGCGGCCGTGGCTCGCGGCACTGCTCGCGGCGCTCGCCACCGGGCTCGGGCACCTGTACCTCCGACGACTGCGTCGCGCGCTCGGCTGGATCGTCGTTTCGTTCGGCGCGTCCGTCGCGTTCGTCGATCCGGCAGCCGTCGATGCGTTGCTGGCCGGGAACGGAACGCCGGAAACGCTGCTGGCAGTCGCACCGATGCTCCTCGTCGTGGGGCTCAGTACCGTCGACGCGTACCTGCTCGCTTACACGCAGGGGACGAGTACGTCCACATCAACGCCGTCCGAGACAGTGACGACCGACTGCCCCCACTGCGGACACGAACTCGATCCGGACCTCGAGTTCTGTCACTGGTGTACGAGAGCGGTCGAGAACGCCGATCGAGAATCGACGACCGACGATACCTGA
- a CDS encoding class I SAM-dependent methyltransferase, with protein MKAVVRTNFDDSVSAYDAYEQRTGRFTALAKLLAAELAARADGPVDAVLDAGAGTGVSTRVFAERARRTVALDISREMLRELEGAPRIEGDFDHLPVLEDSFDAVAFTASLFLVPDPAVATREAARVLRPGGVVGAVAPLGWVDADGRDVFADLERESRSPTGADAVEAALADEFTVTTGTWRFATTAADVRRFHAIPAMAARLYPTLDADERVARARELLADLEGTVEQRWRWIVGVVD; from the coding sequence ATGAAGGCCGTCGTCCGGACGAACTTCGACGACAGCGTTTCCGCGTACGACGCCTACGAGCAACGCACCGGCCGGTTTACCGCACTCGCGAAGCTGTTGGCCGCCGAACTGGCGGCTCGAGCGGACGGTCCCGTCGACGCCGTCCTCGACGCCGGCGCCGGCACGGGCGTGAGTACGCGCGTCTTCGCCGAGCGGGCACGGCGCACGGTCGCGCTGGACATCAGTCGCGAGATGCTGCGCGAACTCGAGGGCGCGCCACGGATCGAGGGGGACTTCGATCACCTCCCAGTCCTCGAGGACTCGTTCGACGCCGTCGCGTTCACCGCGTCGCTCTTTCTGGTCCCGGATCCCGCGGTCGCGACGCGGGAAGCGGCCCGCGTCCTGCGGCCAGGCGGGGTCGTCGGTGCCGTCGCGCCGCTCGGCTGGGTCGACGCCGACGGACGGGACGTCTTCGCGGACCTCGAGCGGGAGTCGCGGTCGCCGACGGGTGCCGACGCGGTCGAGGCGGCCCTCGCCGACGAGTTCACCGTCACGACGGGGACGTGGCGGTTCGCGACGACGGCGGCGGACGTGCGGCGCTTTCACGCGATTCCGGCGATGGCGGCGCGGCTCTATCCGACCCTCGACGCCGACGAGCGCGTCGCGCGGGCCCGCGAGTTGCTCGCGGATCTCGAGGGGACCGTCGAACAGCGGTGGCGATGGATCGTCGGCGTCGTCGACTGA
- a CDS encoding acetyl-CoA carboxylase biotin carboxylase subunit, translating into MFENVLVANRGEIAVRVMAACEELGIGTVAVYSDADRDAGHVEYADEAYNVGPAPASESYLDQEAIIDVAERAGADAIHPGYGFLAENADFARRVEATDGITWVGPPSDAMETLGEKTKARTVMQAAGVPVVPGTTEPVDDADEVRALGEEYGYPIAIKAEGGGGGRGMKIVRSEAEVDDALESARREGEAYFGNDSVYVEKYLDAPKHIEVQVLADQHGNVRHLGERDCSLQRRHQKVIEEAPSPALDAELRDAIGEAARRGVREAGYTNAGTVEFLVENGEFYFMEVNTRIQVEHTVTEEVTGIDIVRWQLRVAAGEALAFDQDAVEIDGHAVEYRINAENPAADFAPTPGKLTTYRPPASIGVRLDHAVAQGDEIGGDYDSMIGKLIVSGDDRDHCLERSKRALEHFAVDGVHTTIPFHRLLLDDETFDAGDHTTTYLDRELEDDALAAAVDRWGPATTTDGNGPTAATTEVTVEVDGRRFDVVIEDGASRATADRTETKTVAGGGTTGTDDAELATAGAVTAEMQGTILSVAVEKGDEVAPGDVLCVLEAMKMENDVVASTGGTVRSVPISAGDSVDMGDTLVTLE; encoded by the coding sequence ATGTTCGAGAACGTCCTCGTCGCCAATCGCGGCGAGATCGCGGTTCGCGTGATGGCAGCGTGCGAAGAACTCGGCATCGGGACGGTCGCCGTCTACAGCGACGCCGACCGCGACGCCGGCCACGTGGAGTACGCCGACGAGGCGTACAACGTCGGCCCGGCACCGGCCAGCGAGTCGTACCTCGATCAGGAGGCGATTATCGACGTCGCCGAACGGGCCGGCGCGGACGCGATCCACCCCGGCTACGGCTTCCTCGCGGAGAACGCCGACTTCGCCCGCCGCGTCGAAGCGACGGACGGGATCACGTGGGTCGGCCCGCCGAGCGACGCGATGGAGACGCTCGGTGAAAAGACGAAGGCCCGAACCGTCATGCAGGCGGCCGGCGTCCCGGTCGTCCCCGGAACGACCGAGCCCGTCGACGACGCCGACGAAGTCCGGGCGCTGGGCGAGGAGTACGGCTACCCCATCGCGATCAAGGCCGAAGGCGGCGGCGGCGGCCGCGGCATGAAGATCGTCCGCAGCGAGGCCGAGGTCGACGACGCCCTCGAGAGCGCCCGGCGCGAGGGCGAGGCGTACTTCGGCAACGACTCGGTCTACGTCGAGAAGTACCTCGACGCGCCCAAACACATCGAAGTCCAGGTGCTCGCAGACCAGCACGGCAACGTCCGGCATCTGGGCGAGCGCGACTGCTCGCTGCAGCGACGCCACCAGAAGGTCATCGAGGAGGCCCCGAGCCCGGCGCTCGACGCCGAGTTACGCGACGCGATCGGCGAGGCCGCCCGACGGGGCGTCCGCGAGGCCGGCTACACGAACGCCGGGACGGTCGAGTTCCTCGTCGAGAACGGCGAGTTCTACTTCATGGAGGTGAACACGCGCATCCAGGTCGAACACACCGTTACCGAGGAAGTGACCGGCATCGATATCGTCCGGTGGCAGCTCCGGGTCGCCGCCGGCGAGGCACTCGCCTTCGACCAGGACGCCGTCGAGATCGACGGCCACGCGGTCGAGTACCGCATCAACGCCGAGAATCCGGCCGCAGACTTCGCGCCGACTCCCGGGAAGCTGACGACCTACAGGCCGCCGGCGAGCATCGGCGTCCGCCTCGACCACGCGGTCGCACAGGGCGACGAGATCGGCGGCGACTACGACTCGATGATCGGGAAACTGATCGTCAGCGGCGACGACCGCGACCACTGCCTCGAGCGCTCGAAACGCGCGCTCGAGCACTTCGCCGTCGACGGCGTCCACACGACGATCCCGTTCCACCGGCTGCTGCTCGACGACGAGACCTTCGACGCCGGCGATCACACGACGACGTACCTCGATCGGGAACTCGAGGACGACGCGCTCGCGGCGGCCGTCGATCGCTGGGGGCCCGCGACGACGACCGACGGTAACGGGCCCACGGCGGCGACGACCGAGGTCACCGTCGAGGTCGACGGCCGACGGTTCGACGTCGTCATCGAGGACGGCGCGTCGCGGGCGACGGCCGACCGCACCGAGACGAAAACCGTTGCCGGCGGCGGGACGACGGGAACCGACGACGCCGAACTCGCCACCGCCGGCGCCGTTACCGCCGAAATGCAGGGGACCATCCTCTCGGTCGCCGTCGAGAAAGGCGACGAGGTCGCGCCCGGCGACGTCCTCTGTGTCCTCGAGGCGATGAAGATGGAAAACGACGTGGTCGCCAGCACCGGCGGGACGGTTCGCTCGGTACCGATCTCGGCGGGTGACTCCGTCGACATGGGCGACACCCTCGTGACACTGGAGTGA
- a CDS encoding polyprenyl synthetase, with amino-acid sequence MQYASNAGRFPVAVGPADSSERRRGGVAVRNGRRCSRDGRDHDPVEDRPPMTRELSLTERRDAIDDRLEAALETARGDFLLPARTTVVDRNDRWYGQLVALVANSAADAPDSPSILRAATAMELFRGYSLLRERLLVRLDTPGTEAVAWESNAALLAADYLQTAAYSTLGSLTDGRTCIERLATVSERLVETLADADFASQPTPAAYRSFVDGTAGALGAGAAGIGATLASVDEQQRGRFETVGRGGSIERRIRSDFATDTGPSRSGHRVRDDRQLRRYARAQRAAATRALRTLSSTADVDPLREFLGRTVPNDPELR; translated from the coding sequence GTGCAGTACGCATCGAACGCGGGACGGTTCCCGGTGGCAGTCGGTCCCGCCGACTCGAGCGAGCGCCGGCGCGGCGGCGTTGCCGTCCGGAACGGACGTCGGTGTTCTCGCGACGGCCGCGACCACGACCCGGTCGAAGACCGGCCGCCGATGACCCGTGAACTCTCGCTCACCGAACGCCGGGATGCGATCGACGACCGGCTCGAGGCGGCGCTCGAAACCGCGCGTGGCGATTTCCTGTTACCCGCACGGACGACCGTCGTCGACCGGAACGATCGGTGGTACGGGCAGCTCGTCGCGCTCGTCGCGAACTCGGCCGCGGACGCGCCGGATTCGCCGTCGATACTCCGGGCTGCGACCGCGATGGAACTGTTCCGGGGCTACTCGCTCCTTCGGGAGCGGTTGCTGGTCCGGCTCGACACTCCGGGAACCGAAGCAGTGGCGTGGGAGTCGAACGCGGCGTTGCTCGCCGCCGACTACCTCCAGACGGCGGCGTATTCGACGCTCGGGTCGCTCACCGACGGACGGACGTGTATCGAGCGCCTCGCAACCGTCTCGGAGCGGCTCGTCGAAACGCTCGCCGACGCGGATTTCGCGTCGCAGCCCACGCCGGCGGCGTACCGGTCGTTCGTCGACGGAACGGCGGGAGCGCTCGGCGCCGGTGCGGCCGGGATCGGTGCGACGCTCGCGAGTGTCGACGAGCAGCAGCGGGGTCGCTTCGAAACGGTCGGACGCGGCGGGAGCATCGAACGGCGTATCCGAAGCGACTTCGCAACCGATACGGGGCCGTCCCGTTCCGGCCACCGAGTCCGTGACGACCGGCAACTGCGCCGGTACGCACGAGCGCAACGCGCTGCTGCGACTCGAGCGCTCCGGACCCTCTCCTCGACCGCGGACGTCGACCCCCTTCGCGAATTTCTCGGCCGAACCGTCCCGAACGACCCCGAACTCCGCTGA
- a CDS encoding ABC transporter ATP-binding protein: MATIETTDLTKEYPGGVLAVDSLDLRVEEGEIFGFLGPNGAGKSTTINMLLGYVSPTDGRATVLGDDVREDFATTRSRIGVLPDGYSLYDRLTAREHLEWVIRTKDADDDPDAILEQVGIADAADRRTGGFSKGMSQRLAFGMALVGDPDLLVLDEPSSGLDPTGKQEMRATIREIAKAGTTVFFSSHILPEVEAVCDRVGIMSDGNPVAVDSIDALREGLDGVAHIDLTLESVPDDLGLERLNGVEGVSIDGTKVSVDCRHTAVKADVVRHVDERATITDLVSEDASLEDLFNSYTGETSDDERQAAEVMA; encoded by the coding sequence ATGGCGACGATAGAAACGACCGACCTCACGAAGGAGTATCCGGGCGGCGTTCTCGCCGTCGATAGCCTCGACCTGCGGGTCGAAGAGGGTGAGATATTCGGCTTTCTCGGCCCGAACGGTGCCGGAAAGTCGACGACGATCAACATGCTCCTCGGGTACGTCTCCCCGACCGACGGACGCGCGACCGTTCTCGGGGACGACGTTCGAGAGGACTTCGCCACGACCCGAAGCCGGATCGGCGTCCTTCCGGACGGCTATAGTCTGTACGACCGCTTGACGGCCCGCGAACACCTCGAGTGGGTCATCCGCACGAAGGACGCGGACGATGACCCCGACGCGATCCTCGAGCAAGTCGGCATCGCGGACGCAGCCGACCGGCGCACCGGCGGGTTCTCGAAGGGGATGAGCCAGCGGCTCGCGTTCGGCATGGCCCTTGTGGGCGATCCGGACCTCCTCGTACTGGACGAACCCTCCTCCGGACTCGACCCGACCGGCAAACAGGAAATGCGCGCGACGATCCGCGAGATAGCCAAGGCCGGGACGACTGTGTTTTTCTCGAGTCACATCCTCCCCGAGGTCGAAGCCGTATGTGACCGCGTCGGCATCATGTCCGACGGGAACCCAGTCGCCGTCGACAGCATCGACGCGCTTCGTGAGGGACTCGACGGGGTGGCACACATCGACCTGACGCTCGAGTCGGTGCCGGACGACCTCGGTCTCGAGCGGCTGAACGGCGTCGAGGGCGTTTCGATCGATGGGACCAAGGTCAGCGTCGACTGTCGGCACACCGCCGTCAAGGCCGACGTGGTGCGACACGTCGACGAACGGGCGACGATCACCGATCTCGTTTCGGAAGACGCCTCGCTTGAGGACCTGTTCAACAGTTACACGGGCGAGACGTCGGACGACGAACGACAGGCCGCGGAGGTGATGGCATGA
- a CDS encoding ABC transporter permease has protein sequence MSTMDVARKDFLDTRRSRVVWLVIFIYTGFVGLLMFIQRDQLEFHDTLREGVISNLRLVVVVGAPLVPIVALVAAYLAIAGERETGSAKFLLGLPNTRRDIIVGKFLSRSLVIALGITCAYLVAAGLLVAVYPLFPVTPFVVMFGMMFLYAITYVAIAIAISASVANKARAAAVGFGLYFVLNVLPLFMLPGDIVRKFHTDVLGASESPVIYHFVSQLVPVQALTRGIRPVTNYAMPGSSVPEDAPLYVQPEFMPIVLCVWIVVPLVIGYYRFRSADVS, from the coding sequence ATGAGTACGATGGACGTGGCTCGGAAGGATTTCCTAGATACCCGTCGCTCGAGAGTCGTCTGGCTCGTCATTTTCATCTACACTGGATTTGTGGGACTGCTCATGTTCATTCAACGGGATCAGTTGGAGTTTCACGATACGCTTCGGGAGGGTGTTATCTCGAATCTCCGTCTCGTCGTCGTTGTCGGCGCACCTTTGGTCCCGATCGTTGCGCTCGTCGCAGCCTATCTCGCCATCGCCGGCGAGCGCGAGACCGGCAGCGCCAAGTTCCTTCTCGGACTACCGAATACGCGTAGGGACATCATCGTCGGGAAATTCCTTAGCAGGAGTCTCGTGATCGCACTCGGTATTACGTGTGCATATCTCGTCGCCGCCGGACTGCTCGTGGCTGTTTATCCCCTCTTTCCGGTTACCCCGTTCGTCGTGATGTTCGGCATGATGTTCCTCTATGCTATCACTTACGTCGCAATCGCGATTGCCATCTCAGCGTCGGTAGCTAACAAGGCACGAGCCGCGGCCGTCGGGTTCGGCCTGTACTTCGTCTTGAACGTACTCCCCCTTTTCATGCTTCCCGGCGACATCGTTCGGAAGTTCCACACCGACGTACTCGGAGCCTCCGAATCACCTGTTATCTATCACTTCGTCTCACAGCTCGTGCCGGTTCAGGCGCTCACCCGCGGGATTCGCCCGGTCACCAACTATGCCATGCCGGGTAGTTCCGTACCGGAAGACGCCCCGTTATACGTCCAGCCCGAGTTCATGCCCATCGTCCTCTGTGTCTGGATCGTCGTTCCGCTCGTGATCGGTTACTATCGCTTTCGATCTGCCGACGTAAGCTGA